TTCAAATCCACGCTGGGTGTGAACTACAACAATCAAACCTATAACACTTTTTACGACTATATTACTTCCAAAGCAAGGGTGCAGGGAGCCAGCATGCCCATGGCCGGTGTGCTTACCAATAACGTATACAATCTTTCCAACTCAAATGTGTTTACCTTTACCAACTCCCGTTCATCCGATCATCGCATTGAGGCATTGCTGGGAAATGAGTTTTACAACGTAAAGGCAAAGAGCACCGATCTGCAACTGAAGAATTTCCCGGTGGGCATTACCCCGGAAAAGGCCCTGAACCAATTGAACATCGGAACTGTAATCCCTACCTATCCGCAGTCCAACAGCTATGAGAGCCATATCGTTTCCTTTTTCACCAGGATCAATTATGCATATAAAGACCGGTTCCTGGCCAACTTCAGCCTGCGGGCAGATGGTTCTTCTAAATTCGCACCCGGGCAACAATGGGGATACTTCCCTGCCGGTGCGCTTGCCTGGCGGCTTTCAAAGGAAGCGTTCCTGGAGAACAGCACGGTCATTTCAGACCTGAAGCTCCGGGTGAGTTATGGAGCCACCGGTAATAACCGGATCGATGATTATCTCTATATGAATATTTTCAGCCCTACGGCAAAATATGCGCTGAATGAGCAGATCGTACCGGCCTATATGGTGGGCAGTCTTCCCAACAAAGACCTGAAATGGGAAACCACCGTCTCCCGGAATATCGGCCTGGATCTTTCGCTCTTTAAAAACCGGTTACAGCTGACGGCAGATATCTATAAGAACACGGTCAACAACCTGCTGATCGATGTGCCCATTCCACCCACATCCGGATATAGCACACAGCTTCAGAATGTGGGAAGTATTTCCAACCGGGGTATCGAGCTTCAGTTAACGGCCATTCCCATTCAAAAATCCAGCTTTACCTGGAATACGGAGTTCAATATTTCCTTTAACCGGAACCGGATCGAACGGCTGGCCAGTGGCCTGGATCATTACTTTGCCAATTCGGGCTTTGGTATCTCCGGTCAGCCGGCCGATTACATCGTAAAAGTCGGCCAACCCCTGGGAACGATGTACGGCTATATGGCTGATGGATTTTATACCGTAAACGATTTTAATTATGATGCCGCTACCAGTATTTATACATTAAAGGAGGGCGTTGCAGATCCGTCGAAAGTTATCGGCATTGCTCAGCCGGGGTGGATGAAACTAAAAGACCTGGATGGCAATCACATCATCGACGAAAATGACAAAACGGTCATCGGCGATGCCAATCCTAAATTCTCCGGGGGATTGAACCAGCGGTTTACCTATAAGCAATTTGACCTGGGTATATTTGTAAACTTTGTATATGGCAATAAGATCTATAACGCCAATAAGATCGAATTTACCAATGGCTATGGATCGCATACCAACTCCCTGGCCATTATGAAAGACCGCTGGCGCACCATCGATGCCAACGGAAACCTGGTCCAGCAGGTAGTTACAGAATCGGGGCAACAGGTAGTAAAGGGCATCGCTCCCGATCAACTGGCGGCCATCAATCAGAACGCCCAACTCTGGATCCCCATCAGCGGCGCCGGTGCCTGGTATCCTACCTCATGGGCGATGGAAGACGGCTCCTTCCTCCGGATCAATAACATCACGCTTGGCTATACACTTCCGGAAACAGTGGTTCGCCGGATCAAATTAAAAAGCCTGCGCGTTTATACCACGGTGAACAACCTGGCCGTTTTCACCGGTTATTCCGGTTATGACCCCGAAGTCAATACCCGCCGGGCTACACCGGTAACACCGGGCGTGGATTATTCAGCTTATCCCCGGAGCAAGGTTTATATTATTGGTTTAAATGTTTCACTGTAATACATGTTGGTTATGATAAAGCAACAATCTTTGATACCACTTTTTGCGGTTGCAGCCCTGCTGCTCGTTTCCTGTAAAAAGTACCTGACGCTGGAACCGCAGTCGGCATTTGACGAAAAATATATTTTCAGTACAGTAGTCAATACCCGGAGCGCCGTGCTCGGGGTCTATGATCAGCTGGCCGGGGACCAGGGTTATGGCAGCCGGCTGAGTATGATGTATCCCTATGACAACGACGAAATGATTGGCGTTACCAATGGATCTGCCCCAGACAATAGTTCCCGTGATCTTTCACGATACAATCTTCAGCCTACCAATGCGCAGTTGCTGCAACCTTTTAACCAGCTGTATTCTGGTATTGAGCGCGCCAATATCTGCATCAAAAATATCCCGGCGATGGCCTTGTACACCGGCGGAAGCGAAGCAGAAAAAACGGAGCTGAAAAGACTGTATGGAGAAGCCTTAACCCTGCGGGCGCAGTTTTATTTTGAGCTGATCCGCAACTGGGGCGATGTGCCCGCACCGTTTAGGCCTTCCGCCGATCAGGCGCATCTTCTTGTTGAAAAAACAGACCGCGATATTATTTACGACACGCTCCTGGCCAACCTCAAACTGGCCGCGGACCTGGTACCCTGGCGCAAGACCGTTACTTCCGATGAACGCATCACCAAAGGCGCGGTTAAAGCCCTGCGTGCCCGGCTGGCATTATTCCGCGGTGGCTATTCGCTGCGCAAATCCGGGAGTATGGAACGCAGGGCCGATTACCGCGATTATTATAAAATAGCGAGAGACGAATGCTACGAACTGCTTCAGCGCAGAGACCAGCATACGCTTAATCCAAGTTTTCAGTCGGTATTTAAGGATGGCATCGATGCTTACAAAATTGACCCGTTCGGAGAAGTGCTGTTTGAAGTGGCTATGGCCCGCGAAGTAGATAGCAAGCTGGGATATTATGATGGTCCACGCTTCTACATCCCCGGCAATACGGCACTGCTGGGCAACGGATCCGTTCGGGTCATTCCGGTATATTTTTACTCTTTTGACTCCATAGACACCCGCCGTGATGTAACCTGTGCTCCTTATTACAATAACGCAGACAATACCAAAACGGTACAGACCCTGGTAAATATGACCAGCGGGAAATTCCGTGCCGACTGGATCACGCCGGCCTTAACATCGGCCATACAGGCCACCGGTATCAACTGGCCCATCCTTCGGTTTTCCGATGTACTTCTGATGTTTGCTGAAGCGGAAAATGAGCTGAATAACGGCCCTACCGCCGATGCCATCCAGGCATTTGAAGAAGTACGGAAAAGAGGGTTCAAAGGAAACGAGGGACGCATCGGCACAACTCCATCCGATAAACAGGGATTTTTTGATGCGCTGGTAAAAGAGCGTTCCTTTGAATTCGGAGGGGAGGGCATCCGCAAATATGACCTGATCCGCTGGAACCTGCTGGCGCAAAAGATAAGCGATGTACGCGACCGCTATACCAAACTGATAAACCTGCAGGCGCCCTATGACAACATACCGCAGTATATGTATTACCTGCCAGGATCGCAACAGGTAGTTTTTGCCAACTCCTTATACCGGCCATCGCCTTCCGGCGCTACAGGCTACATCCGCGTTAACTGGACACGGTCCATCACCGCATCCTGGATCACCAATGTAGCACAGCTATACAAACCCAACCACAGTGAGTTACTGCCCATTCCCCAGTCCGTGATCGATGCCAACCCAAAAATCACGCAGGACTATGGGTATTAATCGGAAACGGAACTTTTTATTGCTGCTGTTTCAATGAGGCCCGGTGCCTCATTTTTTGTTGCGGCTACTGCCGCAGAAAGCACTGAAGCACCAATTCGGTAATCATCATGTTTCCGTAGCAACAACAAGAATGCACCGCTGTTATACGAAAAGTCGCATCAACTCGGCCGCGCTGCTCCGCTTCATCGCCACGTGAAATACATACCTCTTGTACCTTAAATTTTCTGTGCCCCTGTGGCAACAAAAAAAGCCCACCTTTTATTTCCTGCGATGAATACGTCTTATGTTTTAATTTTGCTCCTGGTTTCTACTAAACGAAAGACGCATGAAAAAAGTACTCCTTCTGTTGCTCCTTACTCCGGCGCTGTTCTTCAGTTGTAAGCATTCCGATAAAAAAAGCAATGCTCCTTCTGGCAGCGACTCACTATCTGCACAGGTACCAGACAATTATTACCTCCAATACGAAGGAACCATTGGCAACCAGCCGGCGACGATGCATGTGGTTAAGTTTGGCAATACCTACGACGTAAATTATGCGTATAACAATGAAGGCCAACCCATCGACCTCTTGTTCCAGAAAGACAGCCTGCTTAAAAACGACAGTTTATTTTTTACGGAATTCGCACCGCGTTCTGTACAGGAAGATTCCAGCGGTACCGATGCAGCATTGCATCTGGTGATTCGTCCGGATGGGATCACCGGTTTAAAGTTAAACAGCAAAAATGAACAACAACAGGTCCAGTTCCATCCCAAAGCAGGAGGTAGCGCCTTTGTACCCGTGGGCTATATGGACTCGATCCGGATCCCTGGTTTTAAAAAGGACACCCCCACGGCCTTTTCAAGCCTGGTGCTCCTGGAACCAGGCACCACGCCGAACCACTGGTTTACAGCACTGTTAAAGCAATATATCCTGGGGGCACAAAAACCGGATTCCGCATCCCTGCAAACCACCCTGACTCAATTTGGAAGAAGCTTTATCGAAAATTTCCGGGACGATATCGATACCATGAAGGCTTCGGACAATGAAGAGGAAGCCCCTTTTTCAATGATGCATTATGATCAGCAGATCAGCTCCAACCTTATCTACAATAACCATGGCTACGCCGTGCTCAGCGTGGGCAATTATGCCTATACCGGTGGAGCGCATGGTATGTACGGTCAAACCATGCTTTGCCTGGATATGCAGCAGCAAAAAGCACTGGCCCTGAGCGACGTGCTGAAGGTCGACTCTGCAACCCTGCAGCCCATCCTGGAACGTCAGCTGAGAGCAAGGTATAAGATAGCGCCAGATAAACCGCTAACGGATATTCTTTTTGATGAACGGCTGGCCCTTACTGATAATTTTTATTTTACCACTAAAGGCATCGGGTTTATTTACCAGCCCTATGAAGTAGCGGCTTATGCAGTTGGCGTGGTGGATGTATGGGTGCCTTATGCCGATCTCCGGCCTTACCTCCAACCGGCGTTTGTACAGCGCATGGGCATCTAAAATTAGTTTTCTTTAACAAATGGCGAAGAACGCACTAACTTATTTGATAGTATCTTAGCGGAAATGGTAAAACTGCTTACACTATGTAGCTGCCTGCTGTTTGCGCTGAAGGTTTCGGCGCAATCTGACAGTACTGCATATAAACCTTCCACCGGGCAAACAGGGACCCATAAAATGAGCGATTATATTTCCGTCCGGAAGAAAAACGGCATCACCGTCCGGAATTTTTTTACCGGCATGGATATTCATTTTATCGGCACCGATGGTTTTTCTTATGAAGGCCCCATCGATGCCATTGCCCGGGATACCGTCTTTATTGCGTCCTATAAAACCACCCGGTACCAGAACATACTGGGGTATGTGGTAACCGATACCCTGCGAAAAGATATCATTCCCTTCCACTATAAAGAGATTAAAACCATCTATGTACCCCGTAACAGGGGAAGAAAAACGGTGCTGGTGCCCCTGGGCGGACTCATGGCCCTGGGCGGCTTCGGATACGATGTACTGAACATCATCAATGGCCTCCGTGCAAATGAGCCTGTTTTTAAGGGAAAGAACCTGGCGGGACTGGGCATTGCCACCGCCACTTCAGTTGCCGGCATCTGGTTACTAAAGAAAACAACCAGTGCAAAGAACCGGTACCGGATTGTATATGTGGATATGCAATGACCATTTGCGGCTATCATCTTAAACCGGCCCGCGCCTTCGGGCTTTCAATTTGAAGATTTGAAAATGTGGGAATGATAACCGGTTGCCGCCGCGAAAACGCTAAGGTATCTGCCATTAAATCTCATACGCCCTTTAATAGACCGGTATCAAATTTATTTTTATCTTCTGGCCGGGCAGTGAGGAATAACATCAACGTCTTCTGTTTCCGTTGCGGTCTTTACGGGTACGTACGCCCTTCGCGGTTAAAATTTTAAACGCAGGGAGCGCCAGGGTTACGCTGAGAACGCAAAGGAATTTTCATTGGTTCCTGTTTTCGTTGCGGCCCTTGCAAAGACGTTGCGCACATTGCGGTTAAAAAAGCAAACTGGCTATTCATCTTAATTCTGAATTTTACTAAAGAAATCAGCGGGCCTTAACCGGATGCCGAAATTATAGGGTGTATGATCCAGTCCGCGTTTGTACATGCTCTTGAATGCATAGGATCCATATAATGTAACCACACCCAGGGTAAGATCTCCCACATAAGACAGCTTCCAGGGATCAAGATCAAAATTATCTTTTGCCTTCAGTTTTCCTTCGTCGGAAGTAATGGTCTTATTCCGGGCCGCATATAAATACCCCACGCTTACACCGGCGCTCAGCTCAAAAGGATACAACCGGTCCGGTGTAAAGTTGAAGTTCAACATCAGGGGGATGGTAATGTAATCTGCAGCCAGCTTATTTTTCCGGTAACTCCGGCCCGGCGTTTCATCTATGGAAACCACCGGAGGGTTCACAATATCCGTTGCCGGGCGGGGATTAAACCGGACAGGGTTTTTAAACCGGTAATTGTTCAGTTCCAGTCCCAGCCCATATTTCAGATTCAAAAAATGATGGATCAGGTTATACCGTTGGGTAACGATCCAGACATTCACATTCCTCGATTTGAAATACTTTGTAGCAAACCACTGCTCATTGCTCCCCGGGGCATAGGCCTGTGCTGCCACATCCGTATAATGGGTACCGTCCACAAAATTCGACATGCCAATATCGACCATTCCCCACTCGGTAACCACATTCTTCAGACTTCTTTTCGTATTGATACTTTTTAAAAATCCCTTCCTCGGTTCCCGCTCCAGAGGTTTATTATCCCGGATGATGGTTACGCCGTTTATTACCAGGGTGTCCGGCTTATCCTGGGCTCCTGCAACGGCGGCCCAGGCAATCAGACAAGTTAGCAGTAATCTTCGTTTCATCGTCATACAAATCAGTGGCATTACAAATCAGTTTGCTGCAAAATCTGGTTTATTCAATGATTAAAGATAGGAAAGAACTTGTTTATAAAATTATAAACCTACCCGTACTCCAACCGTATACGGTGTAAGGTCTAAACCGCGCTTAAACATGCTCTTGGTTGCAAATGATCCGTATACCCCCAGGTAACCCAGGTTCACTTCTCCAACATAGGAGATCTTCCAGGGGTTTAAGCTGAAATCGTCTTTAAATTTGTGTTTGCCTTCATCCGAGTTGATGTATTTGTTCCGTGCCGAGTAAAGGTACCCGGCACTGATACCGGCGCTGAATCCAAATTCCTTGCTGGCTTTTACGCGCACATTCTTACGGTTTACTTCAACCACCTTACGGTTCTTTGTAGGGAATGATACATTCAACATTACCGGCAAGGTAAGATAATCAGCAGCAAGTTTGGTTTTCTTATAGGTACGTCCTGGGGTTTCATCCAGGTACACGACTGCAGGAATAGCCGCATCGGTGGCTGGACGCGGATT
The sequence above is a segment of the Niabella agricola genome. Coding sequences within it:
- a CDS encoding SusC/RagA family TonB-linked outer membrane protein → MKRIVVLLLISLSFSWSPAQNSRRVSGTVLDSTGNTPLAGATVLQKGTARGTQTNSQGKFNLLIPAADTPVVLLVEHIGYNAQEVRPGDGPLQVKLSTAVAQMDEVVMIGYATVKKRDLTGSVSSLTSKQLKDIPVNSLAEALTGKLAGVQVTTSEGAPGADVQIKIRGNGSITQDASPLYIVDGVQIEGGLSGLSPQDIESVDVLKDASATSIYGARGANGVIIITTKGGREAKPVINYNGFMGIKKLADKLEVLQPYDFVMLQYEKSRSTDEAQEAFRRIYGNWDSLDAYKSVPFIDWQDRTFGNNALMQTHNVGVSGGTKATQYNLSLTSNGEDGVMLNSGYNRKLVTFRMDTRVSNALKVGFNVRYTNQRIDGAGTSDAGASTYNLLRHTVKYRPFMLHNLSPEDLDDAYYDETNAGNALGIINPIQLSNAQYSQKLNNITNLNGYANYIFNKQFSFKSTLGVNYNNQTYNTFYDYITSKARVQGASMPMAGVLTNNVYNLSNSNVFTFTNSRSSDHRIEALLGNEFYNVKAKSTDLQLKNFPVGITPEKALNQLNIGTVIPTYPQSNSYESHIVSFFTRINYAYKDRFLANFSLRADGSSKFAPGQQWGYFPAGALAWRLSKEAFLENSTVISDLKLRVSYGATGNNRIDDYLYMNIFSPTAKYALNEQIVPAYMVGSLPNKDLKWETTVSRNIGLDLSLFKNRLQLTADIYKNTVNNLLIDVPIPPTSGYSTQLQNVGSISNRGIELQLTAIPIQKSSFTWNTEFNISFNRNRIERLASGLDHYFANSGFGISGQPADYIVKVGQPLGTMYGYMADGFYTVNDFNYDAATSIYTLKEGVADPSKVIGIAQPGWMKLKDLDGNHIIDENDKTVIGDANPKFSGGLNQRFTYKQFDLGIFVNFVYGNKIYNANKIEFTNGYGSHTNSLAIMKDRWRTIDANGNLVQQVVTESGQQVVKGIAPDQLAAINQNAQLWIPISGAGAWYPTSWAMEDGSFLRINNITLGYTLPETVVRRIKLKSLRVYTTVNNLAVFTGYSGYDPEVNTRRATPVTPGVDYSAYPRSKVYIIGLNVSL
- a CDS encoding RagB/SusD family nutrient uptake outer membrane protein, with the protein product MIKQQSLIPLFAVAALLLVSCKKYLTLEPQSAFDEKYIFSTVVNTRSAVLGVYDQLAGDQGYGSRLSMMYPYDNDEMIGVTNGSAPDNSSRDLSRYNLQPTNAQLLQPFNQLYSGIERANICIKNIPAMALYTGGSEAEKTELKRLYGEALTLRAQFYFELIRNWGDVPAPFRPSADQAHLLVEKTDRDIIYDTLLANLKLAADLVPWRKTVTSDERITKGAVKALRARLALFRGGYSLRKSGSMERRADYRDYYKIARDECYELLQRRDQHTLNPSFQSVFKDGIDAYKIDPFGEVLFEVAMAREVDSKLGYYDGPRFYIPGNTALLGNGSVRVIPVYFYSFDSIDTRRDVTCAPYYNNADNTKTVQTLVNMTSGKFRADWITPALTSAIQATGINWPILRFSDVLLMFAEAENELNNGPTADAIQAFEEVRKRGFKGNEGRIGTTPSDKQGFFDALVKERSFEFGGEGIRKYDLIRWNLLAQKISDVRDRYTKLINLQAPYDNIPQYMYYLPGSQQVVFANSLYRPSPSGATGYIRVNWTRSITASWITNVAQLYKPNHSELLPIPQSVIDANPKITQDYGY
- a CDS encoding DUF3298 and DUF4163 domain-containing protein, whose amino-acid sequence is MKKVLLLLLLTPALFFSCKHSDKKSNAPSGSDSLSAQVPDNYYLQYEGTIGNQPATMHVVKFGNTYDVNYAYNNEGQPIDLLFQKDSLLKNDSLFFTEFAPRSVQEDSSGTDAALHLVIRPDGITGLKLNSKNEQQQVQFHPKAGGSAFVPVGYMDSIRIPGFKKDTPTAFSSLVLLEPGTTPNHWFTALLKQYILGAQKPDSASLQTTLTQFGRSFIENFRDDIDTMKASDNEEEAPFSMMHYDQQISSNLIYNNHGYAVLSVGNYAYTGGAHGMYGQTMLCLDMQQQKALALSDVLKVDSATLQPILERQLRARYKIAPDKPLTDILFDERLALTDNFYFTTKGIGFIYQPYEVAAYAVGVVDVWVPYADLRPYLQPAFVQRMGI
- a CDS encoding outer membrane beta-barrel protein yields the protein MKRRLLLTCLIAWAAVAGAQDKPDTLVINGVTIIRDNKPLEREPRKGFLKSINTKRSLKNVVTEWGMVDIGMSNFVDGTHYTDVAAQAYAPGSNEQWFATKYFKSRNVNVWIVTQRYNLIHHFLNLKYGLGLELNNYRFKNPVRFNPRPATDIVNPPVVSIDETPGRSYRKNKLAADYITIPLMLNFNFTPDRLYPFELSAGVSVGYLYAARNKTITSDEGKLKAKDNFDLDPWKLSYVGDLTLGVVTLYGSYAFKSMYKRGLDHTPYNFGIRLRPADFFSKIQN
- a CDS encoding PorT family protein, producing MKTIRLIVYTILMAPLCLQAQDQKGADTTEINVKVITSKKKDSVIITGNGQPWVKASRAKNVITSWFSIDLGFANFVDNTVYTDAATQAFAPGATGSWLDLRSGKSVNVNIWFLSQKINMVRHVLNLKYSLGLELNNYRFKNPVRLNPRPATDAAIPAVVYLDETPGRTYKKTKLAADYLTLPVMLNVSFPTKNRKVVEVNRKNVRVKASKEFGFSAGISAGYLYSARNKYINSDEGKHKFKDDFSLNPWKISYVGEVNLGYLGVYGSFATKSMFKRGLDLTPYTVGVRVGL